Genomic DNA from Deltaproteobacteria bacterium:
CCGGCTCTCCACAATATGGTTTCCCAGCACCAGAACGTCAACGCTGCCGGCAAGATAGGATCGGATCGCGTCTTCCGGGGAACAGACAATGGGTTCCTCATGCATGTTGAAGCTGGTGTTGATCACAAGAGGCAGTCCGGTGATCCTTTTGTATTCTGAAATCAACGAATGATATTTCGGGTTGTCCTGCTGCCGGACAACCTGAGGACGGGCCGTACGATCGATATGAGCAACTGCGGGGGCCGTTTCAACCTTGGAGTCTTTTACATCATAGGTCATGGTCATGAACCTTCCGGCCACATCCGAAGAGGACCATCCCGAATAATATTCTCCGGCATCCTCTTCCAGGATGCTCGGGGCAAAAGGCATGAACTCCGTTCGCTTCAGTCTATCATTCAACCAGTCGTTAATCGATTTATCCGTCGGATCCGCAAGAATCGAACGGTTGCCGAGAGCACGAGGGCCGAATTCCATTCTTCCGGAGAAACGCCCGATAATTTTTTTCTCTTTCAGCAATTCCGCGGTTCTCCTTTCAGGATGTTCCTCATATCGATATCGAAGTTGATGTTTTTCAAGCGCCTTGCGGATCTCTTCATCGGTGAACTCCGGGCCGAAATAAACATTCGGCTGGAAGACGGGAAGAGCTCTTTCCCCTTGACGCAGGGACTCCCGGGCCCAGGCGTTCATCGCAGCACCGAGAGCGAGTCCACTGTCCGACATGGCCGGCTGGACATAGACCCCGTCCACACAGTCCAGCTCACGGATTCTCTGGTTCACCTTGACATTGCCGAAAACACCGCCGGAGAGCACGACATTTCGGATCCCGGTCATTTCTACGGCATCCCGAACCATATGGGTCACCGTATCTTCCGTCAGTTGTTGAAGCGCCGCGGCGACATCCGCTTTTTGCACTTCATCGAGCAAATCGTCTACAACGGGGATTTCCCAATGGTCATAATCTCTTGCCTTGAAAAGGCGGGGAATGTATTCGGAAAAAAAATCATGGCGCCGATCATCATATCGATTGATACGCTTGAACTTTTCATAACAGGTCCCGGCATCCCCATAAGCCGCCAGCCCCGTGATTTTTCCTTCATGACGGGACGGCTTAAACCCGAAATGTTTTGTAATAAAGGTATAGAGAATCCCGGGGGAATAATACCCGTTGAATTCACGAATCTTTTTCAGGCCCCCCTGACGCCCCGCACTCACGGAACCACAGATAGATGAATCACCAATCCCGTCAAGGGTAATGACGGTCGCATCCTCCCAGGGGCCGGTATAATAGGCGCTCGACGCATGCGCCTCGTGATGATCAACTTCGAAAATCCGTATCCCCTTCAGGAAGTCCGGCACAACTCTTTTGATCTTTTTTGCGGTCAATAGTGCGTAGAGTATGCGGTTCGGCATGAGGACGCCGGTCTCCCGGTAGGTCTTATAGACATATTGCAGCATCTTCCGGGATCGGGCAATCGGAGACAAACCGGCCAGCGCAATCACATCGATCTTTTCCACTGCGATCTTCGAGATCCGCAAAACCTCTTTGATGGAGAGTACCGGGAAAGCACCTTCACACTTTTTCCGCGTCAACCTTTCCTCTGAGACCGCGGCAACCACTTTCCCATCTTTCACCAGGGCCGCACCGCTGTCATGTGCCTGGGCGGGGCTATCTGCTGAATATCCCCAAATTCCCAACGTGATCATTTTGTGTCCCTCCGACGGAATTGTCCCGGTTTTCAGTGGAATTTTTTTCAATAAAAGATAACTGAATCACCAAGCCCACCAGAAACCAGAACGGCTCCATGATCCGGACAATGATGAACGTATTGGCCCCGATCGCATGAACAAACATGGCCGAACATCCGGCCAGCATCCCCAGCGCCAACCCTTTGGAATAGTCGGACCGACTCTTGCGATAGGCCGACAGAACCTCCCGGAAGAGTACGAGAAAGAGATACAGGAGGGCAGCAAGCCCTACGAGCCCGAGTTCCACCAACGTCCTGAAATACTGACCGTCGATGAAACCGTATCCGGTGATGCCATAGCCGAAAAGGGGATGATGGACGAAATCTTTCAGACATTGTTTCCAGCTCTTGACACGGGCCGATGTGGATGGATCCAGCGTCACCCCTTCGACCTGAATCGAATAGCGCCGGTTTCTTTCAAAGGTATAATGAAACCGTTCCTTGGCACTTTTCGGCGCAAGCAGCGGCGTCAATGCAATTGCCAGTACCGTAAAATAGATCAGCACAGTCCTCCGGCGGCTGAAAAAGAGGAAGGTCCCCACCATCGGAATCATGGCGATCCAGGAACTTCGGGAAAGGGTATAGATGAAAGGAATGGTAAAGAGTGCCGCCAGACCGAGATAAACGGCCTTTTTCTTCTGGGTCCGGACGGTCAGAAAAAACCCGCCGCAAAGGGAAATCAGCAGCAGAAGATATCCGCCGAGGGTGTTCGGTTCTCCGTTCGCTCCCTCGAAGGGGGCGGACACACGAACACCCGAAGGGATCTGCATCATCCCGTATATGGAAATAAGAACACCCGTGACGAGGATCGCTGTAACGAACCGGCGCATCTGCGCTTCATCCCTGACATAATTGACGACCAGGAAATAGACGACAAAGTATTCGAGGTACTTCAGAACATAGAAGAACCCGCTCAAGGGGCGCACCCGTCCGAAAAAAACGCCCAAGAGGGTGGAGAAGGCACAGATGGCGGCATAGAGAAAGAGGGCATGGTTGATCGGGGTCTTCCGGATCAGCCCCATCTCCTTGAAGAGCGCGGTCCGGGCAAACCAGGAGAGCCCGATAATCACGAGGAGAATATCCTCCACCCGAAGCACCACTTCATGACCTGAGCTACCGGCGACCTTGATTTCCGGAGAAAGGAGCATGGAGAAAATCAAGAGATAGAGGGCCGCCTCGATCCTGAGAATCGAGATCACAACGATGGCAAAACCGACCGCCATCTTGAGAGCCGTCGCCGTTTCAACCCGGGAGAGGGTTTGAGTCGTTACCACGGCCAGCAGGAAAAGAATAACGTAGAAGAGATTGACTTTTGTCCGGTTCGACAGGATCATGGCAACAGATACTCTGAGGGTTCAGGGTTCAAAGTTCGGAAGAGAACGGGCAGGAGACTGCGGGATGCGGCCGGCTTGCGGTAGTCGGAACGGCAGAGCCGCCGCAATACCTCGAATGCAATCATCCGGAATAAACATTCACGACTGCTGCCAGAACATCCCCATCAGAATCAAAAGAGCTGAAATCGTCAACAGGAAAAACTGGAACAGGGACACATGACTTTTCATCACCTTTAGCCTGGCACGCTGCAGCGATTTCTCCAAGCTCTCCAGCCACGCCTTCTTCCGGTCTTTTGCTTTACTTTCTTCTCCGTAGTATTTGGTCTGATACTGGGAGAGTGGATAATAACCGCTGATCTCGGCCGTAATGTCGTTTAAAACAATCCCTAAAACATTGGCCCGGACATTCTCCAGGTGCGTCTTGGCCCGTTTCAGGGCATTTCTCGGGATCCGGCCTGCCTGATAAACCAGGACCACTCCATCGACCTGGGGCGCGAGAATCGCGGCATCGGTGACCGGCAGGATCGGCGGACAGTCCATCAGGACGATATCATACTCTTTGCGAGCCTCTTTCATGAAATCGGTCATTCCCCTGGAACTGAGAAGTTCCGCCGGGTTGGGAGGGATCCCGCCGCAGGTCAGGATATGAAGGTTCTCCAGACCGGGAGTTCGCATGATATCATCCATATGGATCTTTCCCATCATCAGATCTGAAATATCCTTGACCGCCTCTCTCCAGGGGGTCTTTCCGAGAATCACGTCGGTCATCCCCGGATCTTTCGTCACACCGAAGATCTTGAAGATGGACGGCTTCCGGAGATCGCAGTTCACCAGCAAAACCTTGTTTCCCTCCTGGGCCTTGGTAATCGCCAGATTGGCCACGGTGGTACTCTTCCCTTCTTTTAAGGAGGAACTGGTAAAAAGAATCACCTGGCCCTTCTTCTTCAGGTTGGTAAACTGGATATTCGTCCGAAGGGTCCGGTAACTCTCCGCTACGGAAGACTTGGGTTTCAGCTGGGTGATCAGGTGGGCATGGCTCCCGAAAAGATCCTCCAACCGGGTTTCCTTGTCTTTGTTCTTGAGCAAGGTCTCTTTGATCTCGTTCACATCAATGTGCGGGATAACCCCGAGAACCGGGATCTGGAGATACCGCTCCACATCCTCAATGGTCCCGATAGAAGTATCAAGCGTTTCCCGGACCAGCGCCAGAACGAGTCCTATCATCAGCCCGATGATCAGCCCCACGAAGGTCGTGGACCAGAGCTTGTCGTTAATCCGGACGCCCCGGTCAGCCGAGCGGATCACGGTGACCTCGTCGGAGTGTTCCTTCTCCCGAATCTGTGCCTCCTGGAGCTTGGTCTGCAACAACGAATAGAGTTCTTCGTTTACCTTCACGTTTCGCTGAAGCCGGCTCAATTCGATCTCGTACTCTGGCAGTGTCTTGTTCCGTTCCTGCACGGCCGCCACCTGTTCTTTCAGGAGCTTTTCCCGCTGCGAATAGACCTCGTATTGATTGCGCAGTTCCCGAAGCATTTCCCTCTTGACATCCATGATCTTTTCGTCCAGGGCCTTGACCTGCGGATGTTCCGTCGTGTAATCGATGAGCAGATTGTTCCGGTTCAGAATCAGATCAACGAGTTTGCTGTTCAACTGGGCCAGGATGCTATTGCCGGTTTCAATATAGGGACGATCGGAAAGCATATCCCCCAGCGTGGCGATGGACAACTTCTCCAGCCGTTTGATCATCCTCTCCGTTTCGTCGGTCTTACGCTTTACGGTTTCCAGTTGTGTCCCGACCGTCTCCAGCTTATCCAGGGTCATCCGCACCTCACCATCAAGGGAGACCACTTTATTCTTCTCTTTGAAGTCCCGCAGGTACCCTTCCGCCGTCCTCAGTTTACGACGAGTATCCAATAGCTGATTCTGGATGAATTCACGGGTCCGTCTGGCCTCATCGGTCCGGCGATAGACATGATAGGACCGGTATTCTTCAACGAGGGCGTTCGCAATCCGCTTCGATTGTTCGGCATCATCAGAGGAGACAATGACGTTGATAATGTTCGTATCCCCTTCCTGTTCCGTCCGGATCTGCCTTTGGACCTTACGCAATACGCCAAGGTAACGATCCGAGGCCTGGATCTCCTTCAGGGTCAGATCCTGCGGGATCAGGCCCAGAACCTTGCAGGCCCGGGCCACCACCGGGGTACTCTTGATTACCTCGGATTCACTGGCGATGTTATCCCAGGAGTTCCAGCTCAAGGTCTCAAGAAAAAGGCCGGCCACGGTACGGCTCTGCTCAATCTTGACGCTTGAAGTAGCCTCATAGATTGCAGGTTTCGTCACGGCGAAGAAAAAGCTCAACAGGGCAATGAGCAGGGTCGTCATCACGATGAGGCGCTTCCGCTTCAGGAGAATAATCCCGTAATCTCTCAGGTCGAGTTCGTACTGCGAAGTATCGATGGATTTCATAATACCTTTCCATATATAGAGAGGTTAATCTTCCGGCTCACGTTATTTCGTCAGGGTTCGAACACCCTTTCTATTCAGGTCGATTGTTGTACGCAGGGCCTCGAAGTTATAGGGAAAGAGTACTAAATCGAGGGCCGGCCTAACCTGTTGCAGGAAATGGCTCAAACCTGCAATCTTCGTTCTGGGCACATAGATGATATCATTGTTCCGGAGTGTCAGATTGTCGGAAAGGTCCCCCGTCCGGAAAAAATGCTTGAGATTCACAGGGATCACCTCCGGTCGGGAGATATCTCCCCGAATGAGCCGCACGCTCTGTACCACGGCATCCTTGGTGAAACTTCCGGCCTGCCCGACGGCTTCAAGAACGTTCATCCCCTCTTTCAGGTCGAAGACCCCGGGATTCTTCACCTCACCGAAGACAAAGACCTTGCTGACCCCCGCGGAGGTTTCCGGGATAAAAATCGAGTCCCCCGGATAGACGGGAATATTCTGGGAGAGGTCGGACTGAAAGATCGCTTTATAGAGATTGACGTAGAGGGTCGTGCCGTTCTTCCGGGTCACGGCAATCTTTTTCAGGTTCGCCGTCGGTTTCGGCCCGCCTGCAAGAGTCACCAGCTCCACAATCCGGGTCGGTTTTGTCAGGGTATAGATCCCCGGACCGGTCGGTTGTCGGACCAGGGAGTTGATGGCACCGAGAAGGATCACCTCCTGACTGTGATGTTCCTTGATGAGAATATCGACGCGGGGGTGCTTGAAATATCGGCTTAATTGCTTCGTCAGCAGATGGTCCAGCTCCGTAATCGTCAGCCCGGAAACCTTCAGATCGTCCACCATGGAAAAAGAGAGGGTCCCATCCGGACGGACCGGCACCTCATACTCGTCGGCGCTGAACTGCTTCCAGAAAGTGATCTTCAGTATATCTCCGGGACCGATCCGGTATTCATTCAGCATCTGATTCTTTTGGAATTCCTTCTGTTTCTTCCGGTCCTCTTCGCCGGGCGCCAGTCCGTCATCCACGCTGCGCAGATGTGTCACCACCACATCAACACGGCGGTTGGTCACCCCCTTGGCCCGAAGGGCCGCGCTCACCGGTTTCCCGTCGGCAAAACCGACCGTCGAGATCCGGGAGGACGGAATGGAAACTCTCCCTGCCAACAGGTCCCGGACCGCATCGGCCCGCTTCCTGGAAAGGGCCATGAGGGAACTCCCGTCGACAACCGATTCGCCGGTCTGGGCATGCCCCTCGATTCGGATACTCTCCACGCTCGGGGAAATCCGGATCAGATGAATCAGTTCCGCCAGGACGCTCTGTCCGGCGTCGGTGATCTCTATCCCTGTTGTTTTGAAGGGGATCCCGAACCGGGTAATTGCCCGGTAGGGCTTGACCGGATGTTCCGGCTCCGCAGCGACCGTGGGTCCGGCGGCATGCGCGCCCGTGTGTCGGCCGCCTAACCAGACCTGGACTCCTTCACTGTAGCTTGCCGCGACCAGATCCCGGTTCCCGTCGCCGTCCACATCGGCTACGGCCAGTCCGTAATAGGAACCTCCCTCCGGCAACTGTCCCTGAGAAAGGAGCCACCCCCCCGCACGGGAGGCAAGCCAGAGCCGGACACCCCGGGAGTTCACCGAGGTCGCTGCAAGATCCATCCGGCCATCGCGATTAAAGTCAGCCGCATCGACATCCCAGAAAAATCCCCGGTTCACGGGAAAAACGGCATCCTCCCAACCGCCCTGCCCGTTTCCGTACCAGACGCGTATCCCATGATAATAGGTGGTCGCCGCAATATCGATACGGCCGTCTCCATTCAGGTCCGCCGCCGTGACCCCCCAGAAATCCCCTTCCTTCGCCGGGGAGGGGAAGGCCGACCAAGCCCCGTCCCCGCTGCCCAGGAAGATCCGGATCCCGCCCGGATGACCCCAGGTTGTCCCCACCAGATCGAGTCTCCCATCACCGTTCAAGTCGGTCACAGCAACATCCCGGTAGATATGGGCGGCATCGGGACCGATTTCCGCGGTCCAGTTCCCGCGACCGTCCCCCAGCCAGACCTGGAGCCCGCCGTTCTCTTCGCCGGAGCTGTTGGCGCCGATAATATCGAGATGCCCGTCATGGTTTATGTCAACACATTTCAGGGCATTGTAGCTCCCCAGATCGGCAGGGGAGTTCCCTTTCCACCAGGTGCCGTCTTTTTTCTGAAGGAAGACGACCACCCCTTTTAAATCCTGCTGTCCACCGATTATCATATCCAGCCGACCATCACTGTTCAGGTCTCCCAGTGCAATCGCCCGCACATCACCGCTCACGGCAGGCCCCCGGGAAGCACGCCACTTACCGTTGCCGTCTCCCATCCAGAGGGCAATCCCGCCGGGGAGAAAGGAACCGGCGGCAAGATCAACAACTCCGTCACTATTGATGTCCCCCTGCACGACACAATGAAAGTGCCCGGCATGGATGGGGCCGGTTTCCTGCGACCAGAGGAGGGTCTTTCCCGACCCGCTCCCGATCGCGGCACAACCCGCAAGAAGCAGGCAGAAAACACAGAACAAACTCACGGCAAGACGACTCACCATAGGATCTTCTCCATCTTTCAGACAGTTGCAAAGGAATACAAATGACCGGTACTTAATAAAATTCTATCATAGACCCTCAACCTGTCAAGAAATTTGTATCGGAATTTTGGCACTTCTCTTGTAAGTGTTATCGGAACATTTCAATCGGAACTATAGAATCTTTTTCTGAAAGATCTCTTTTTAACAATTCAAACACAACTTCAGTTCCGTCAAAAAACAAACGACGTAAAGTGTGACGAAGACACTTCCGAAGGAGTTGTACACTCCCGTAATTTTCTTGACAAGAATAGGAATTTTAACTAAATTAAAAGAACTTACACGATTTCCGAGGCCTTCTTAATGAAGAAAGTGAATATCTTCCATCTCGTTCTGACCACGCTGATCATTCTCTTCGTGGCGGATATCTCCATGAAGATAATCAACAGCCGTCTTGATCTAGACCTGCCGGAACAGACCACAAAGAAACCGACCTTCTCCGGGGAAAAAACCGTGAAACCCTTTTCCGCCTTCTCCCGAATCGCCGAACGGAAACTCTTTGAGAAACCGGCTCCTCCCGATACGGAGAAAAACAACCAAGAGGAGGATCTCTCCGATCATCCGCTGACAAACCTGAAGTTGATTCTCAAGGGGACTGTCGTCAGCACGAAAGGCAACTCCTTTGCCGTTATCGAGGACGAAAAATTGCGATCCCAGGACCTCTATCATATCAATGACAGCATCAGCAGCGGCGTCACGATCGCCTCGATCCTGAACGACCGTGTGGTCATCAATCGGAACGGTAACAAGGAATTGCTCCTCATGTTCCAGGAGGACAAAAAAGGTCGTCATACACCTGCACGATCCGATCGACAAGCCGCGTCGCCGCTGGTCATCAAAAAATCGGAAATCCGGGAGGCCGTCACCGATCTGCGCTCCATCATGCGGGATGTGCGTATCATTCCTCACTTCGCATCGGGGAAACGGGACGGATTCACCGTGACTTATGTCCGGAGGGGAAGCCGGCTCGCGGAACTCGGCCTGCTCCGAAACGACATTATCAAGGACATCAACGGTACCCCGGCCGGCAATTTCAAGAACATCTTCGAGATCTTCAATAAATACGCCGATTCGGACAGTCTGGATCTCGGGATTGAACGAAATAATGAATACATGAACATCAGTTACACACTGGAATAAGACAGCCGGCACAGCTCACAGCAATCGCAAAAATCGGGACTCACTATTGACAATCAGGAGCGGAGAATGAACTTAAAAGGGACAAGAACTTTTTTCTACACGGTTCTGTTGGTCAGCATGATAATCCTCCCATGGGTCCGGACTCCGGTTGTCTCGGCCGAAGAACTGATCACCATGAATTTCGAAGATGCCGATATACGGATTCTGATCAAATTTATCAGTGAAATCACCCAGAAAAACTTTATTATCGACGACAAAGTCAAGGGGAAGGTGACCATCATCTCGCCGGAGAAGGTAACCATCCCCGAGGCCTACAACGTCTTCGAATCCATTCTGGATCTGAAGGGATTCACCCTGATCCCTGCGGGTCAGGTCATCAAAATCGTCCCCAGTTCCGAGGCCAAGCAGCGGGGCATTCAAACGATTGTAGGCAAGGTTTCCGATCTCGGCGACCGGAAGGATGAATTCGTTACCCGGATCACCCGGCTGCGGTACGTCAATGCCGATGAGATTGCGACCCTGATTCGTCCCCTCTTCTCCAAGTACGGGAATCTCATCCCCTACAAGGAGACGAACACTTTGATCATGACCGACATCAAATCGAACCTGCACCGGATCATGTCCATCATCAATCAACTCGATGTCAAGGGATACCATGCAGAGCTCTACGTCATTCCCCTGCATTATGCCTCGGTCAGAACAATCTCGGACCATCTGAACAAGATTCTTGAACAGGGAGGAGCGGGTCTTCGGACCTCCTCGATTCGCAGGGTCCCTAACCGGCGCCGAAGGTCATTGACCGCGGGGACGGCATCATCCGTCTCGGGCGTCTCCACCTCGGCCAAGATTATCTCCGACGAACGGACCAACTCCCTGATCGTCCTGGCCACGAAGAACGACTACGAAACCATTACCAAGCTCGTCGAAAGACTTGATGTCAAAGCCCCCTCCGGAACGGGACGGGTCAACATCTACTATCTTCAGAACGCCATCGCCGAAGAGGTCGTTGCCGTTCTCAACAAATTCATCACCGGCATCAATGCAGAAAAACAGAAAAAGGGAGGCCGGGGAGGCACCCGGCTTCCCAGCGAAACGGATATCAAAATCGTTGCCGACAAGGCGACCAATTCCCTCATCATTGATGCCAACCCCCAGGATTACAAACAGATCAAGGACGTCATCGAGAAGCTCGACATTCCTCGTGCCCAGGTCCTGATCGAGGCCCTGATCATGGAGGTGCGGGGGAATGACACGATCTCCGTCGGTGTCGACTGGGAGACCCTTGGCGGGAAGATCGGGAAAGACGACTCCATTGATCGCCTTGGTTTCGGCGGCTCCATGGTGCAGGGAGATCTGGGGACAACGATCGCCGCTATTAATGCGGGAACCGCTCCTCCGCTGACCGGATTCAACCTCGGGGTCTTCGGAAATTTTATCGAATTCAACGGTCAGAAATTTCCTACGATCTCCGCCCTGATCAAGGCCGTGGCCAGCCGGTCCGATACGGATATCCTCTCAACCCCCCAGATCCTGACCATGGACAACGAGGAGGCAGAGATCAAGGTCGGCGAGAACCGCCCCTTCCTGACCCAGGCCCGGACCGGCGGACAGGGTGTTAATGATGTTTTCCAGACATTCGACTTCCGCGATGTCGGCGTCACCATGAAGGTGACCCCCCACATCAGCCAGAATGGTTTCGTCCGGTTGAAGCTTTTCCAGGAAATCTCCAACGTCAATGCCCAGGCCACGGAAGGGACGGGCGCCACGGCACCGGTCACGACGAAACGGTCCGCCGATACAACCGTTACGGTTCAGAACGGCCACACGATCGTTATCGGCGGGCTGATCGGGAATGATGTCACGCAAACGGAGAGCAAGGTCCCCTGTCTGGGCGACCTGCCCTGGATCAAGTATCTCTTTCGTTCGACACGCACGGAAAAGACCAAAACAAACCTGATGATCTTTCTCACTCCTCACATCATCATGAACCCCACGGAGGCGGCCCAACTTTCCGAATTGAAGGATCACGAGTTTAAAAAGTACCAGAAGAAAGACGCCCCGATGGAGCCCAGCAAACATTTTTACGGCCCGGAAGGAACCGCACCGAAGGAAAGTACCACACCGGCCCGGAAGGTGGCCGAGCCAACGGACAAAGCTGTCCTGCACAGGACCCCCCATCCAACCCCTTCCCCGGCACAGACCCGTCCGGAACCCCGGAAGGA
This window encodes:
- a CDS encoding OmpA family protein; this translates as MVSRLAVSLFCVFCLLLAGCAAIGSGSGKTLLWSQETGPIHAGHFHCVVQGDINSDGVVDLAAGSFLPGGIALWMGDGNGKWRASRGPAVSGDVRAIALGDLNSDGRLDMIIGGQQDLKGVVVFLQKKDGTWWKGNSPADLGSYNALKCVDINHDGHLDIIGANSSGEENGGLQVWLGDGRGNWTAEIGPDAAHIYRDVAVTDLNGDGRLDLVGTTWGHPGGIRIFLGSGDGAWSAFPSPAKEGDFWGVTAADLNGDGRIDIAATTYYHGIRVWYGNGQGGWEDAVFPVNRGFFWDVDAADFNRDGRMDLAATSVNSRGVRLWLASRAGGWLLSQGQLPEGGSYYGLAVADVDGDGNRDLVAASYSEGVQVWLGGRHTGAHAAGPTVAAEPEHPVKPYRAITRFGIPFKTTGIEITDAGQSVLAELIHLIRISPSVESIRIEGHAQTGESVVDGSSLMALSRKRADAVRDLLAGRVSIPSSRISTVGFADGKPVSAALRAKGVTNRRVDVVVTHLRSVDDGLAPGEEDRKKQKEFQKNQMLNEYRIGPGDILKITFWKQFSADEYEVPVRPDGTLSFSMVDDLKVSGLTITELDHLLTKQLSRYFKHPRVDILIKEHHSQEVILLGAINSLVRQPTGPGIYTLTKPTRIVELVTLAGGPKPTANLKKIAVTRKNGTTLYVNLYKAIFQSDLSQNIPVYPGDSIFIPETSAGVSKVFVFGEVKNPGVFDLKEGMNVLEAVGQAGSFTKDAVVQSVRLIRGDISRPEVIPVNLKHFFRTGDLSDNLTLRNNDIIYVPRTKIAGLSHFLQQVRPALDLVLFPYNFEALRTTIDLNRKGVRTLTK
- a CDS encoding O-antigen ligase family protein, whose protein sequence is MILSNRTKVNLFYVILFLLAVVTTQTLSRVETATALKMAVGFAIVVISILRIEAALYLLIFSMLLSPEIKVAGSSGHEVVLRVEDILLVIIGLSWFARTALFKEMGLIRKTPINHALFLYAAICAFSTLLGVFFGRVRPLSGFFYVLKYLEYFVVYFLVVNYVRDEAQMRRFVTAILVTGVLISIYGMMQIPSGVRVSAPFEGANGEPNTLGGYLLLLISLCGGFFLTVRTQKKKAVYLGLAALFTIPFIYTLSRSSWIAMIPMVGTFLFFSRRRTVLIYFTVLAIALTPLLAPKSAKERFHYTFERNRRYSIQVEGVTLDPSTSARVKSWKQCLKDFVHHPLFGYGITGYGFIDGQYFRTLVELGLVGLAALLYLFLVLFREVLSAYRKSRSDYSKGLALGMLAGCSAMFVHAIGANTFIIVRIMEPFWFLVGLVIQLSFIEKNSTENRDNSVGGTQNDHVGNLGIFSR
- the gspD gene encoding type II secretion system secretin GspD; translated protein: MNLKGTRTFFYTVLLVSMIILPWVRTPVVSAEELITMNFEDADIRILIKFISEITQKNFIIDDKVKGKVTIISPEKVTIPEAYNVFESILDLKGFTLIPAGQVIKIVPSSEAKQRGIQTIVGKVSDLGDRKDEFVTRITRLRYVNADEIATLIRPLFSKYGNLIPYKETNTLIMTDIKSNLHRIMSIINQLDVKGYHAELYVIPLHYASVRTISDHLNKILEQGGAGLRTSSIRRVPNRRRRSLTAGTASSVSGVSTSAKIISDERTNSLIVLATKNDYETITKLVERLDVKAPSGTGRVNIYYLQNAIAEEVVAVLNKFITGINAEKQKKGGRGGTRLPSETDIKIVADKATNSLIIDANPQDYKQIKDVIEKLDIPRAQVLIEALIMEVRGNDTISVGVDWETLGGKIGKDDSIDRLGFGGSMVQGDLGTTIAAINAGTAPPLTGFNLGVFGNFIEFNGQKFPTISALIKAVASRSDTDILSTPQILTMDNEEAEIKVGENRPFLTQARTGGQGVNDVFQTFDFRDVGVTMKVTPHISQNGFVRLKLFQEISNVNAQATEGTGATAPVTTKRSADTTVTVQNGHTIVIGGLIGNDVTQTESKVPCLGDLPWIKYLFRSTRTEKTKTNLMIFLTPHIIMNPTEAAQLSELKDHEFKKYQKKDAPMEPSKHFYGPEGTAPKESTTPARKVAEPTDKAVLHRTPHPTPSPAQTRPEPRKDPTPEETLPEGSK
- a CDS encoding carbamoyl transferase, whose translation is MITLGIWGYSADSPAQAHDSGAALVKDGKVVAAVSEERLTRKKCEGAFPVLSIKEVLRISKIAVEKIDVIALAGLSPIARSRKMLQYVYKTYRETGVLMPNRILYALLTAKKIKRVVPDFLKGIRIFEVDHHEAHASSAYYTGPWEDATVITLDGIGDSSICGSVSAGRQGGLKKIREFNGYYSPGILYTFITKHFGFKPSRHEGKITGLAAYGDAGTCYEKFKRINRYDDRRHDFFSEYIPRLFKARDYDHWEIPVVDDLLDEVQKADVAAALQQLTEDTVTHMVRDAVEMTGIRNVVLSGGVFGNVKVNQRIRELDCVDGVYVQPAMSDSGLALGAAMNAWARESLRQGERALPVFQPNVYFGPEFTDEEIRKALEKHQLRYRYEEHPERRTAELLKEKKIIGRFSGRMEFGPRALGNRSILADPTDKSINDWLNDRLKRTEFMPFAPSILEEDAGEYYSGWSSSDVAGRFMTMTYDVKDSKVETAPAVAHIDRTARPQVVRQQDNPKYHSLISEYKRITGLPLVINTSFNMHEEPIVCSPEDAIRSYLAGSVDVLVLGNHIVESRS
- a CDS encoding polysaccharide biosynthesis tyrosine autokinase — encoded protein: MKSIDTSQYELDLRDYGIILLKRKRLIVMTTLLIALLSFFFAVTKPAIYEATSSVKIEQSRTVAGLFLETLSWNSWDNIASESEVIKSTPVVARACKVLGLIPQDLTLKEIQASDRYLGVLRKVQRQIRTEQEGDTNIINVIVSSDDAEQSKRIANALVEEYRSYHVYRRTDEARRTREFIQNQLLDTRRKLRTAEGYLRDFKEKNKVVSLDGEVRMTLDKLETVGTQLETVKRKTDETERMIKRLEKLSIATLGDMLSDRPYIETGNSILAQLNSKLVDLILNRNNLLIDYTTEHPQVKALDEKIMDVKREMLRELRNQYEVYSQREKLLKEQVAAVQERNKTLPEYEIELSRLQRNVKVNEELYSLLQTKLQEAQIREKEHSDEVTVIRSADRGVRINDKLWSTTFVGLIIGLMIGLVLALVRETLDTSIGTIEDVERYLQIPVLGVIPHIDVNEIKETLLKNKDKETRLEDLFGSHAHLITQLKPKSSVAESYRTLRTNIQFTNLKKKGQVILFTSSSLKEGKSTTVANLAITKAQEGNKVLLVNCDLRKPSIFKIFGVTKDPGMTDVILGKTPWREAVKDISDLMMGKIHMDDIMRTPGLENLHILTCGGIPPNPAELLSSRGMTDFMKEARKEYDIVLMDCPPILPVTDAAILAPQVDGVVLVYQAGRIPRNALKRAKTHLENVRANVLGIVLNDITAEISGYYPLSQYQTKYYGEESKAKDRKKAWLESLEKSLQRARLKVMKSHVSLFQFFLLTISALLILMGMFWQQS